Proteins encoded by one window of Modestobacter marinus:
- a CDS encoding universal stress protein, translating to MAAAGQFERGTDGPRVILVGVDGSPTSLRAAAYAAGLARRQHSRLVAVFVEEPPSMVGWVPEAQAIARDAAAQVGEELRQELRAATEHLGIGVELRTAQGDPVTELSRIADELPADAVLVGASEQAGHRVIGSVAVRLVRVGRWPVTVVP from the coding sequence ATGGCCGCAGCCGGGCAGTTCGAGCGGGGCACCGACGGCCCGCGGGTGATCCTCGTCGGGGTGGACGGCTCTCCGACGTCCCTGCGCGCCGCGGCCTACGCGGCCGGGCTGGCCCGCCGCCAGCACTCCCGGCTGGTCGCGGTCTTCGTGGAGGAGCCGCCGTCGATGGTCGGCTGGGTGCCCGAGGCCCAGGCGATCGCCCGGGACGCCGCTGCGCAGGTGGGCGAGGAGCTGCGCCAGGAGCTGCGCGCGGCGACCGAGCACCTGGGCATCGGGGTGGAGCTGCGCACCGCGCAGGGCGACCCGGTGACCGAGCTGTCCCGGATCGCCGACGAGCTGCCGGCGGACGCGGTGCTGGTGGGCGCCTCGGAGCAGGCCGGCCACCGGGTGATCGGGTCGGTGGCGGTGCGGCTGGTGCGGGTCGGCCGCTGGCCCGTGACCGTCGTCCCCTGA
- a CDS encoding DUF485 domain-containing protein: protein MTPPNERKLLTPEEYRQAQESPEFTELRRRFRSFAVPMTVAFLVWYLLFVLLSTYAADFMSTEVFGNVNLGILLGLGQFVSTFLITQLYVRHASKNTDPISDEMRTRLEAHEFASPRNEETPRG from the coding sequence GTGACACCCCCGAACGAACGCAAGCTGCTGACCCCGGAGGAGTACCGCCAGGCGCAGGAGTCCCCGGAGTTCACCGAGCTGCGTCGCCGGTTCCGCAGCTTCGCCGTGCCGATGACCGTCGCCTTCCTCGTCTGGTACCTGCTGTTCGTCCTGCTCTCCACCTACGCGGCCGACTTCATGTCCACCGAGGTCTTCGGCAACGTCAACCTCGGCATCCTGCTCGGGCTGGGCCAGTTCGTCAGCACCTTCCTGATCACCCAGCTCTACGTGCGGCACGCCAGCAAGAACACCGACCCCATCTCCGACGAGATGCGCACCCGCCTCGAGGCCCACGAGTTCGCCTCGCCCCGGAACGAGGAGACCCCCCGTGGCTGA
- a CDS encoding manganese catalase family protein: MFTHTHALQYEAKPDGPDANYARRLQEVLGGQWGEMTVATQYLLQGWNCRLPGKYKDMLLAIGTEELAHVEILVTLIDRLLDHQPLKPDSADHSKESAAAYGQSNPQHAIVNGGGAYFRDSMGLPWSGGYVTASGNLMADFHYNATAEMMGRLQVSRLYNMTDDKGVKDTLRFLIARDHYHQMQWLAAAEELKADGLDNIPVPAAFPLDEEPPEFAYAFLDASDGPDAANGRWANGPALDGTDNQLTARPIAANADAPILPPGDPRLYGTPPVPMQGILQKAKDALK, translated from the coding sequence GTGTTCACGCACACCCACGCCCTGCAGTACGAGGCCAAGCCCGACGGCCCCGACGCCAACTACGCCCGCCGGCTGCAGGAGGTGCTCGGTGGTCAGTGGGGCGAGATGACCGTCGCCACCCAGTACCTGCTGCAGGGCTGGAACTGCCGTCTCCCCGGCAAGTACAAGGACATGCTGCTGGCCATCGGCACCGAGGAGCTGGCGCACGTCGAGATCCTGGTGACGCTGATCGACCGGCTGCTGGACCACCAGCCGCTCAAGCCCGACTCCGCGGACCACTCCAAGGAGAGCGCCGCCGCGTACGGCCAGAGCAACCCGCAGCACGCCATCGTCAACGGTGGCGGCGCCTACTTCCGGGACAGCATGGGCCTCCCGTGGAGCGGTGGGTACGTGACCGCCAGCGGCAACCTGATGGCGGACTTCCACTACAACGCCACCGCCGAGATGATGGGCCGGCTGCAGGTGAGCCGGCTCTACAACATGACCGACGACAAGGGCGTCAAGGACACCCTCCGGTTCCTCATCGCCCGGGACCACTACCACCAGATGCAGTGGCTGGCCGCGGCCGAGGAGCTCAAGGCCGACGGGCTGGACAACATCCCGGTGCCGGCGGCCTTCCCGCTGGACGAGGAGCCGCCGGAGTTCGCCTACGCGTTCCTCGACGCCTCCGACGGGCCGGACGCCGCCAACGGCCGCTGGGCCAACGGGCCGGCGCTGGACGGCACCGACAACCAGCTGACCGCCCGCCCGATCGCGGCCAACGCCGACGCCCCGATCCTGCCGCCGGGTGACCCCCGGCTGTACGGGACCCCGCCGGTGCCGATGCAGGGGATCCTGCAGAAGGCCAAGGACGCCCTCAAGTGA
- a CDS encoding GyrI-like domain-containing protein: MGGGRYRETVGVLADARTAVPAGMTAVVLPAARWARLVHDGPLPEVAESFGRLHDWCAERGLTHGDLKLDTGYGSDGAGPHVLHVDVPGTSD; this comes from the coding sequence CTGGGTGGCGGCCGCTACCGGGAGACGGTGGGGGTGCTCGCCGACGCGCGCACGGCGGTGCCGGCCGGCATGACGGCCGTGGTCCTGCCCGCGGCGCGCTGGGCCCGGCTGGTCCACGACGGGCCGCTGCCCGAGGTCGCCGAGAGCTTCGGCCGGCTGCACGACTGGTGTGCCGAGCGGGGCCTGACGCACGGCGACCTGAAGCTGGACACCGGCTACGGCTCCGACGGCGCCGGTCCGCACGTGCTGCACGTCGACGTCCCGGGCACCTCCGACTGA
- a CDS encoding MFS transporter, with product MSSPLGPAFWRLYAASAASNLADGVNRVALPLLAATLTRDPVAVAALTSLAFLPWLLFALPAGAFVDRSDRKRAMAAANVVRAAALAALAATVLTGTTSLVVLYTVAFAVGVAETVYDSAARAMLPQVVRRDQLDRGNGLLTTAEEASQGFIGAPLGSVLFVLAAAAPLLTTAGGFLLAAVLVVGIAGTHRPARGEGPPTTIRRDVAEGVGWLWRHRFLRGLTLVSASTALTSSMTTGVFVLYALDTVEIGAAGYGLLLTAGGVGAVLGGLTAAPLADRIGRTATLVAGSVLAALTLGAMAFTENGVVAGVLFGAGTVGVLFWNVLTMSLRQALIPEALFGRVQGGYRTLVWGGIPLGALAGGLLADATSVPTVFAVSGAVQLVLAGVLWWLLAAHRDLVANAFAADEEPAAS from the coding sequence GTGTCCTCGCCCCTCGGTCCGGCGTTCTGGCGGCTCTACGCGGCCAGCGCCGCGTCCAACCTCGCCGACGGGGTGAACCGGGTCGCGCTGCCGCTGCTGGCCGCGACCCTCACCCGGGACCCGGTCGCGGTCGCGGCACTGACGTCGCTGGCCTTCCTGCCCTGGCTGCTGTTCGCCCTGCCGGCCGGCGCCTTCGTCGACCGGAGCGACCGCAAGCGCGCGATGGCCGCCGCCAACGTCGTCCGGGCCGCCGCCCTGGCCGCCCTGGCGGCCACGGTGCTCACCGGGACGACGTCGCTCGTCGTCCTCTACACCGTGGCGTTCGCGGTGGGGGTCGCCGAGACCGTGTACGACAGCGCGGCCCGGGCGATGCTGCCTCAGGTCGTGCGCCGCGACCAGCTCGACCGCGGCAACGGGCTGCTCACCACCGCCGAGGAGGCGAGTCAGGGCTTCATCGGCGCCCCGCTGGGCTCGGTGCTCTTCGTCCTCGCGGCGGCCGCGCCGCTGCTCACCACCGCCGGCGGGTTCCTGCTCGCCGCCGTCCTGGTGGTCGGCATCGCCGGCACCCACCGGCCGGCCCGGGGTGAGGGCCCGCCCACGACCATCCGCCGGGACGTCGCCGAGGGCGTGGGCTGGCTGTGGCGGCACCGCTTCCTCCGCGGCCTCACCCTCGTCTCGGCGAGCACCGCGCTCACCTCGTCGATGACCACCGGTGTCTTCGTGCTGTACGCGCTGGACACCGTGGAGATCGGCGCGGCCGGGTACGGCCTGCTGCTGACCGCAGGCGGGGTGGGCGCGGTGCTCGGCGGGCTGACCGCCGCGCCGCTGGCCGACCGGATCGGGCGCACCGCCACGCTGGTCGCCGGGTCCGTGCTGGCCGCGCTGACCCTGGGCGCCATGGCCTTCACGGAGAACGGCGTCGTGGCCGGGGTGCTGTTCGGGGCCGGGACGGTGGGGGTGCTGTTCTGGAACGTGCTCACCATGTCGCTGCGCCAGGCGCTCATCCCCGAGGCGCTGTTCGGCCGCGTGCAGGGTGGCTACCGGACGCTGGTCTGGGGCGGCATCCCGCTGGGCGCGCTCGCCGGCGGTCTGCTGGCCGACGCGACGAGCGTGCCCACCGTGTTCGCGGTGTCCGGCGCCGTCCAGCTGGTGCTCGCCGGGGTGCTCTGGTGGCTGCTCGCCGCGCACCGGGACCTGGTGGCCAACGCCTTCGCCGCCGACGAGGAGCCGGCGGCGTCCTGA
- a CDS encoding sensor histidine kinase, with protein sequence MDQPLLERVAGWPRTHPFGVDVVLACLVALVTVPVPGISGFNDSNPATGLLGLALCAPLAWRRRHPVPAAAVVALVCLVQLVVLPAELLLADVAAPMMVYALTVHGPRWAGRAGLGAGLLGALLAGATFFDAPTLTFAVTTTTLLGVLVVVAWALGLLRRRRVDNAQTRGPTAADEPLLERAAAWLRQHPFGVDAVLAGAAVLFLLTASSGISYSGSTFVAVLLSLALLVPLAWRRRRPVRAAAVVVGVSLLELVLVPDYFLPANIAAPVMIYALAAYAPRWAGRAGLVAGLVGAALASAVYFGWGSWVNFLFAAGMISVLVVACWALGDLRRARLQQVAGLEERARLLELEREQEMRLAASTERARIAREMHDVVAHSLSVVIAQADGGRYAGQVDPAAATGALEAISATGRQALTDMRKLLGVLREGDGQEFAPQPDVAAIDQLVADVRASGLAVELVVEGTPRPLPAGAQLAAYRIVQESLTNVLKHAGPAGRAWVRLHWRPDALELAVLDDGRGASAAIVESDGQGQGLLGMRERAALHGGLLTAGPRTGGGFGVHASLPYGPSR encoded by the coding sequence ATGGACCAGCCGCTGCTCGAACGGGTGGCGGGCTGGCCCAGGACCCATCCCTTCGGCGTGGACGTCGTCCTCGCCTGCCTGGTCGCGCTGGTCACGGTCCCGGTGCCGGGGATCTCCGGCTTCAACGACTCGAACCCGGCGACCGGCCTGCTGGGGCTGGCACTGTGCGCGCCACTGGCCTGGCGGCGGAGGCACCCGGTGCCCGCCGCTGCGGTGGTGGCCCTGGTCTGTCTGGTCCAGCTCGTGGTGCTCCCCGCCGAGCTGCTGCTCGCCGACGTCGCCGCCCCGATGATGGTCTACGCGCTGACCGTGCACGGTCCCCGGTGGGCGGGCCGGGCCGGACTGGGCGCCGGGCTGCTGGGCGCGCTGCTCGCCGGCGCCACGTTCTTCGACGCCCCGACGCTGACCTTCGCCGTCACCACCACGACGCTCCTCGGGGTGCTGGTCGTCGTGGCCTGGGCGCTGGGCCTGCTGCGCCGCCGCCGCGTGGACAACGCGCAGACCCGGGGCCCCACCGCGGCGGACGAGCCACTGCTGGAGCGTGCGGCCGCGTGGCTGCGGCAGCACCCCTTCGGCGTCGACGCCGTCCTCGCCGGGGCCGCGGTGCTCTTCCTGCTCACCGCCTCCTCGGGCATCAGCTACTCCGGCTCCACCTTCGTCGCGGTCCTGCTGTCGCTGGCGCTGCTGGTCCCGCTGGCCTGGCGACGGCGCCGACCGGTGCGGGCCGCCGCGGTGGTCGTCGGCGTCAGCCTGCTCGAGCTCGTGCTCGTGCCGGACTACTTCCTCCCGGCCAACATCGCCGCCCCGGTGATGATCTACGCGCTGGCCGCCTACGCCCCCCGCTGGGCCGGCCGGGCCGGACTGGTCGCCGGGCTGGTCGGCGCCGCGCTGGCCTCGGCCGTCTACTTCGGCTGGGGCTCCTGGGTCAACTTCCTGTTCGCCGCCGGGATGATCAGCGTGCTGGTGGTGGCCTGCTGGGCACTGGGCGACCTGCGCCGGGCCCGGCTGCAGCAGGTCGCCGGCCTGGAGGAGCGCGCCCGGCTGCTGGAGCTGGAACGGGAGCAGGAGATGCGGTTGGCGGCGTCCACCGAGCGGGCCCGGATCGCCCGGGAGATGCACGACGTCGTCGCCCACTCGCTGTCGGTGGTCATCGCCCAGGCCGACGGCGGCCGCTACGCCGGGCAGGTCGACCCGGCGGCGGCGACCGGCGCGCTGGAGGCGATCTCGGCCACCGGCCGGCAGGCGCTCACCGACATGCGGAAGCTGCTGGGGGTGCTGCGGGAGGGCGACGGGCAGGAGTTCGCCCCGCAGCCGGACGTCGCCGCGATCGACCAGCTCGTGGCCGACGTCCGGGCCAGCGGCCTGGCCGTCGAGCTGGTCGTCGAGGGCACCCCGCGGCCGCTGCCGGCCGGCGCGCAGCTGGCCGCCTACCGGATCGTGCAGGAGTCGCTGACCAACGTGCTCAAGCACGCCGGCCCGGCCGGCCGGGCGTGGGTGCGGCTGCACTGGCGGCCCGATGCGCTGGAGCTGGCCGTGCTGGACGACGGCCGGGGCGCGTCGGCGGCGATCGTGGAGTCCGACGGGCAGGGGCAGGGCCTGCTGGGCATGCGCGAGCGGGCGGCGCTGCACGGCGGACTGCTGACCGCCGGGCCGCGGACCGGCGGCGGGTTCGGCGTGCACGCGTCGCTGCCCTACGGTCCATCCCGATGA
- a CDS encoding response regulator transcription factor produces the protein MSTGQIRVVLVDDQQLVRAGFRMVIDSQPDLTVVGEAGDGAAAVELLRRTPADVVLMDVRMPGTDGIAATELVTALPEPPRVVVLTTFDLDEYVVAAIGAGASGFLLKDAPPEEMLAAVRTVHAGDSVIAASSTRRLLQHVAPILRGAGNGGGTSQVDPDALAELTPREREVLVQMAYGASNTEIAAQLFVSEATVKTHVGRVLFKTGSRDRVQAVVLAYRTGLVAPADLLRDAPA, from the coding sequence ATGAGCACAGGACAGATCCGCGTCGTCCTCGTCGACGACCAGCAGCTGGTCCGGGCCGGGTTCCGGATGGTGATCGACTCCCAGCCCGACCTCACCGTGGTCGGGGAGGCCGGGGACGGCGCCGCGGCGGTCGAGCTGCTGCGCCGGACGCCGGCCGACGTCGTCCTGATGGACGTGCGGATGCCCGGCACCGACGGCATCGCCGCCACCGAGCTGGTGACGGCGCTGCCCGAGCCGCCCCGCGTCGTCGTGCTCACCACCTTCGACCTCGACGAGTACGTGGTCGCCGCGATCGGCGCCGGGGCCAGCGGCTTCCTGCTCAAGGACGCCCCGCCGGAGGAGATGCTCGCCGCGGTGCGCACCGTGCACGCCGGTGACTCGGTGATCGCGGCCAGCTCCACCCGCCGGCTGCTGCAGCACGTCGCGCCGATCCTGCGCGGGGCCGGCAACGGGGGCGGGACCAGCCAGGTGGACCCCGATGCACTGGCCGAGCTCACCCCGCGGGAGCGGGAGGTGCTGGTGCAGATGGCCTACGGCGCCTCGAACACCGAGATCGCCGCGCAGCTGTTCGTCAGCGAGGCGACGGTGAAGACCCACGTCGGCCGGGTGCTGTTCAAGACCGGCTCCCGGGACCGCGTGCAGGCCGTCGTCCTGGCCTACCGCACCGGCCTGGTCGCCCCCGCCGACCTCCTCCGCGACGCCCCGGCCTGA
- a CDS encoding Rieske 2Fe-2S domain-containing protein — MASSRTTPSGTTSCRTGAPGTDGRAAAGTGWYAVARSSEVGTTPRQVGAGGQPYVVLRTRPGAEVTALSARCPHRLVPLTTATVVDGRVRCAYHGWEFNAEGRCVEIPSLGPVGTPPPRADLSAPWAVEERDGWVWLAPDPTPVPRPPRTNGTTPSPEPVPDLPPPDGPVLDNLHPALEHAWHPVAPAAGLRAGGYLQTRLLGRTWTVHRRADGALDADPPAWGVVEHLGLVWIAPAEPRAELLAVPETADPLAASGWLAPVRSAASAGALADAFLDVSRRPPGRPAPEPAVPEVTHDPDGFSGVQEEPLRARRVTSVHRAPFQLLRREQDLPTGAVTTVVRLLQPEDADSTRVHTCVLVRQAGGAVSPDTLAAALASAAAELEEDLALLARWGSTGLPLLPRDELHLRADRLGVALRRTLADFAADCAAADQAEALQGRATA; from the coding sequence ATGGCCTCCTCCAGGACCACGCCCTCCGGGACCACGAGCTGCCGGACCGGTGCGCCGGGGACCGACGGGCGGGCCGCGGCCGGCACCGGCTGGTACGCCGTCGCCCGCTCCAGCGAGGTGGGGACGACGCCGCGGCAGGTGGGCGCGGGCGGGCAGCCCTACGTCGTCCTCCGCACCCGGCCCGGCGCGGAGGTGACCGCCCTGTCGGCGCGCTGCCCGCACCGGTTGGTGCCGCTGACCACCGCCACCGTCGTCGACGGCCGGGTGCGGTGCGCCTACCACGGCTGGGAGTTCAACGCGGAGGGCCGCTGCGTGGAGATCCCGTCGCTGGGGCCGGTCGGCACCCCGCCCCCGCGGGCCGACCTCTCCGCCCCCTGGGCGGTCGAGGAGCGGGACGGCTGGGTGTGGCTGGCCCCCGACCCCACGCCCGTCCCCCGGCCCCCGCGCACGAACGGGACGACGCCGTCGCCGGAGCCGGTGCCCGACCTGCCACCGCCGGACGGACCGGTCCTGGACAACCTGCACCCCGCGCTGGAGCACGCCTGGCACCCGGTCGCCCCGGCCGCCGGACTCCGCGCCGGCGGGTACCTGCAGACCCGGTTGCTCGGGCGCACCTGGACGGTGCACCGCCGGGCCGACGGCGCGCTGGACGCCGATCCCCCTGCCTGGGGCGTCGTCGAGCACCTCGGCCTGGTCTGGATCGCCCCGGCCGAGCCGCGGGCCGAGCTGCTCGCCGTCCCGGAGACCGCGGACCCGCTGGCCGCCTCCGGCTGGCTTGCCCCGGTCCGCAGCGCCGCGTCGGCCGGCGCGCTGGCCGACGCGTTCCTCGACGTCTCCCGCCGGCCGCCCGGGCGCCCGGCGCCGGAGCCGGCCGTCCCGGAGGTGACCCACGATCCGGACGGGTTCTCCGGCGTGCAGGAGGAGCCGCTGCGCGCCCGGCGGGTGACCTCGGTCCACCGGGCACCGTTCCAGCTGCTGCGGCGGGAGCAGGACCTGCCGACGGGGGCGGTGACCACGGTCGTGCGGCTGCTGCAGCCCGAGGACGCCGACTCGACCCGGGTGCACACCTGCGTGCTGGTGCGGCAGGCCGGCGGCGCGGTCTCCCCCGACACCCTCGCCGCGGCGCTGGCGTCCGCGGCCGCCGAGCTCGAGGAGGACCTCGCGTTGCTGGCGCGCTGGGGCAGCACCGGGCTGCCCCTGCTGCCCCGGGACGAGCTGCACCTGCGGGCCGACCGGCTGGGGGTGGCGCTCCGCCGGACACTGGCCGACTTCGCCGCCGACTGCGCGGCCGCCGACCAGGCCGAGGCACTGCAGGGGCGCGCCACCGCCTGA
- a CDS encoding solute symporter family protein, whose protein sequence is MADVFAAESATIGEPAINISIFGAFVVITLFITFRASRNNKSAADYYAAGRNITGTQNGLAIAGDYLSAASFLGIAGAIAIYGYDGFLYSIGFLVAWLVALLLVAELMRNTARFTMADVLAFRMRQGPVRTAAAISTLFVSLFYLLAQMAGAGGLVALLLGVSGAAAEALVVVVVGGLMIFYVLVGGMRGTTYVQMIKATLLIAGALVMTIWVLAEYGFNLSSLIGGAIASEGQQVVEPGAQYGLSEATRLDFISLALALVLGTAGLPHVLMRFYTVPTAKDARKSVVWAIWLIGAFYLFSLVIGYGAGALVGSERILAAPGGVNAAAPLLAFELGGTVLLGIIAGVAFATILAVVAGLTITASASFAHDVYASVLKKGEGDPNSEVRVARITAVVIGAVSIGLGILALQAGINIAFLVALAFAVAASANLPTILYTLFWKDFTTQGALWSIYGGLIVCIGLIIFSPVVSGSETAMFSNFDIAWFPLRNPGLVSIPLSFFLGWLGTKVSKEKPDIDKYAELEVRSLTGIGAEKAVAH, encoded by the coding sequence GTGGCTGACGTGTTCGCCGCCGAGAGCGCGACGATCGGCGAGCCGGCGATCAACATCTCGATCTTCGGCGCCTTCGTCGTGATCACGCTGTTCATCACCTTCCGCGCCAGCCGGAACAACAAGAGCGCCGCGGACTACTACGCCGCCGGCCGCAACATCACCGGCACCCAGAACGGCCTGGCCATCGCCGGCGACTACCTGTCGGCGGCCTCGTTCCTCGGCATCGCCGGCGCCATCGCCATCTACGGCTACGACGGCTTCCTGTACTCGATCGGCTTCCTCGTCGCCTGGCTGGTGGCGCTGCTGCTGGTCGCGGAGCTGATGCGCAACACGGCCCGCTTCACCATGGCCGACGTCCTGGCCTTCCGGATGCGGCAGGGGCCGGTGCGCACCGCGGCGGCCATCTCCACGCTGTTCGTCTCGCTCTTCTACCTGCTCGCGCAGATGGCCGGTGCCGGTGGCCTGGTCGCCCTGCTCCTGGGGGTGAGCGGCGCCGCGGCCGAGGCCCTGGTCGTGGTCGTCGTCGGCGGGCTGATGATCTTCTACGTGCTGGTCGGCGGCATGCGCGGCACCACGTACGTGCAGATGATCAAGGCGACGCTGCTCATCGCCGGTGCCCTGGTCATGACGATCTGGGTGCTCGCCGAGTACGGCTTCAACCTGTCCTCGCTGATCGGCGGGGCGATCGCCTCCGAGGGGCAGCAGGTCGTGGAGCCCGGCGCCCAGTACGGGCTCTCGGAGGCGACCCGGCTGGACTTCATCAGCCTGGCGCTGGCCCTGGTGCTCGGCACCGCCGGCCTGCCGCACGTGCTGATGCGCTTCTACACCGTGCCCACCGCCAAGGACGCCCGGAAGTCGGTCGTCTGGGCCATCTGGCTGATCGGCGCCTTCTACCTGTTCAGCCTGGTCATCGGCTACGGCGCCGGTGCCCTGGTGGGCTCCGAGCGCATCCTCGCCGCACCCGGCGGGGTCAACGCGGCGGCGCCGCTGCTGGCCTTCGAGCTCGGCGGCACGGTGCTGCTGGGCATCATCGCCGGCGTCGCCTTCGCCACGATCCTCGCGGTCGTCGCCGGGCTGACCATCACCGCGTCGGCGTCCTTCGCCCACGACGTCTACGCCTCGGTGCTCAAGAAGGGCGAGGGGGACCCGAACTCGGAGGTCCGGGTCGCCCGGATCACCGCCGTCGTGATCGGCGCGGTCTCCATCGGCCTGGGCATCCTGGCGCTGCAGGCGGGGATCAACATCGCCTTCCTGGTGGCCCTGGCCTTCGCGGTGGCGGCCTCGGCCAACCTGCCGACGATCCTCTACACGCTCTTCTGGAAGGACTTCACCACCCAGGGCGCGCTGTGGTCGATCTACGGCGGGCTGATCGTCTGCATCGGCCTGATCATCTTCTCGCCGGTCGTGTCGGGCTCGGAGACGGCGATGTTCTCCAACTTCGACATCGCCTGGTTCCCGCTGCGCAACCCCGGCCTGGTCTCCATCCCGCTGTCCTTCTTCCTCGGCTGGCTGGGGACGAAGGTCTCCAAGGAGAAGCCGGACATCGACAAGTACGCCGAGCTCGAGGTCCGGTCGCTGACCGGCATCGGCGCGGAGAAGGCGGTCGCGCACTGA
- a CDS encoding ABC transporter ATP-binding protein — translation MSVPVMTVPGEPAATASAAVHATDLRKTYGSGETAVHALAGVDVSFERGAFTAIMGPSGSGKSTLMHCLAGLDAATSGQVWLGETELTSLRDDQLTTLRRERIGFVFQSFNLLPVLDAQDNILLPMQLAGQRPDRAWMDSVIGRLGLRDRLRHRPHELSGGQQQRVAVARALLPRPDVVFADEPTGNLDSHAGAEVLDLLRSSVRETGQTVVMVTHDPVAAAYADRVVLLADGRLAGEVHQPTTDSIINALRGLGA, via the coding sequence GTGTCCGTCCCCGTCATGACCGTCCCGGGTGAGCCCGCCGCGACCGCGTCCGCCGCCGTCCACGCCACCGACCTGCGCAAGACCTACGGCTCCGGCGAGACGGCGGTGCACGCGCTGGCCGGGGTGGACGTCAGCTTCGAGCGCGGCGCGTTCACCGCGATCATGGGCCCGTCCGGTTCGGGCAAGTCGACCCTCATGCACTGCCTGGCCGGCCTGGACGCCGCGACCAGCGGCCAGGTGTGGCTCGGCGAGACCGAGCTGACCAGCCTGCGCGACGACCAGCTCACCACGCTGCGCCGCGAGCGGATCGGCTTCGTCTTCCAGTCGTTCAACCTGCTGCCGGTGCTCGACGCCCAGGACAACATCCTGCTGCCGATGCAGCTGGCCGGGCAGCGCCCGGACCGGGCCTGGATGGACTCCGTCATCGGCCGGCTCGGCCTGCGCGACCGGCTCCGGCACCGCCCGCACGAGCTCTCCGGCGGCCAGCAGCAGCGGGTCGCCGTGGCCCGGGCGCTGCTCCCCCGGCCCGACGTCGTCTTCGCCGACGAGCCCACCGGCAACCTGGACAGCCACGCCGGCGCGGAGGTGCTGGACCTGCTGCGCTCCAGCGTGCGGGAGACCGGCCAGACCGTCGTCATGGTGACCCACGACCCGGTGGCCGCCGCCTACGCCGACCGGGTCGTGCTGCTGGCCGACGGCCGGCTGGCCGGCGAGGTCCACCAGCCGACCACCGACTCGATCATCAACGCGCTGCGCGGACTGGGGGCCTGA
- a CDS encoding sensor histidine kinase gives MTLAADTHPATLPGLLTDLLRVVRSHLPRPAAEPVSTGDALVRALCHDMRSPLAALESVLERLDDDDRRPELLELARSQAQHLTSMLRTADATGGAPERRGVRLLVDVVRASVGSSGLPDSQLDLQLAADAGDVEVADARVQRILTNLLENAHRHGGGRPVRLRVDRREGWVDLAVTQPGVPADQVLGHLNRTTPPVDLCGLGLWSVQRQTRELGGRLAWSQDADGAFTLVVRLPDR, from the coding sequence GTGACCCTCGCTGCCGACACACACCCTGCGACGCTGCCCGGACTGCTGACCGACCTGCTGCGCGTGGTGCGCAGTCACCTCCCCCGTCCCGCCGCTGAACCGGTGAGCACCGGCGATGCGCTGGTGCGGGCACTGTGCCACGACATGCGCAGCCCGCTGGCCGCCCTGGAGTCGGTGCTGGAACGGCTCGACGACGACGACCGCCGGCCGGAGCTGCTGGAACTGGCGCGCAGCCAGGCGCAGCACCTCACCTCGATGCTCCGCACCGCCGACGCGACCGGCGGCGCGCCCGAGCGGCGCGGGGTCCGGCTGCTGGTCGACGTCGTCCGCGCCTCGGTGGGCTCCTCGGGGCTGCCGGACAGCCAGCTGGACCTCCAGCTGGCCGCGGACGCGGGCGACGTGGAGGTGGCCGACGCCCGGGTGCAGCGGATCCTGACCAACCTGCTGGAGAACGCCCACCGGCACGGCGGGGGCCGGCCGGTCCGCCTGCGGGTGGACCGGCGGGAGGGGTGGGTCGACCTCGCCGTCACCCAGCCGGGGGTGCCGGCCGACCAGGTGCTGGGGCACCTGAACCGGACGACCCCGCCGGTGGACCTGTGCGGGCTGGGCCTGTGGTCGGTGCAGCGGCAGACCCGGGAGCTCGGCGGGCGGCTGGCCTGGTCGCAGGATGCCGACGGCGCGTTCACGCTGGTGGTGCGCCTGCCGGACCGCTGA